A DNA window from Theobroma cacao cultivar B97-61/B2 chromosome 5, Criollo_cocoa_genome_V2, whole genome shotgun sequence contains the following coding sequences:
- the LOC18598971 gene encoding zinc finger AN1 and C2H2 domain-containing stress-associated protein 11: MGTPEFPDLGKHCSVEDCKQIDFLPFTCDRCRLVFCLEHRSYIKHSCPKADKKDVTVVICPLCAKGVHLIPDEDPNITWETHVNTECDPSNYDKVTKKKKCPVPGCREVLTFSNTIKCRDCTIDHCLKHRFGPDHNCPGPKKPDSGFPFMGLLSRSRKEESKPNRAPATSSTNWATSFRNAASTVRATAEASMTKLSSELSQKWQIARDGAGLSGSSSSSSNGSTAQVEECPQCGAKFSSVTTLVEHVEKVHERNNQSRVFKMSIDVCPRCSKGFCDPVALVEHVERDHCGTSKA; encoded by the exons ATGGGGACTCCAGAATTCCCAGATCTTGGAAAGCATTGCAGCGTTGAAGATTGTAAACAGATTGACTTCTTGCCTTTCACTTGCGATCGTTGCCGCCTG GTCTTTTGCCTAGAACATCGAAGCTACATTAAGCATAGCTGTCCAAAGGCTGATAAAAAAGATGTTACTGTTGTTATATGTCCACTATGTGCGAAAGGTGTTCACTTAATTCCTGATGAAGATCCAAACATCACTTGGGAGACACATGTTAATACTGAATGTGATCCATCAAACTATGACAAAGtcacaaagaagaaaaaatgccCAGTTCCTGGCTGTAGGGAAGTCTTGACATTCTCAAACACAATCAAGTGTAGGGACTGCACTATAGACCATTGCTTAAAGCACCGTTTTGGGCCTGACCACAATTGTCCTGGACCTAAGAAACCTGACTCAGGTTTTCCATTTATGGGTCTTTTGAGCAGGAGTAGAAAAGAAGAATCAAAACCCAACCGAGCTCCAGCCACATCTTCAACTAATTGGGCTACAAGCTTTCGTAATGCAGCATCAACCGTTCGAGCCACAGCTGAAGCAAGCATGACAAAATTGAGTAGTGAGCTTAGTCAAAAATGGCAAATTGCAAGGGATGGAGCGGGGTTGAGtggcagcagcagcagcagcagcaacgGGAGCACAGCTCAAGTAGAGGAGTGCCCACAATGTGGAGCAAAGTTTTCCTCAGTTACAACACTGGTGGAGCATGTGGAGAAGGTACATGAAAGGAACAACCAGTCTCGAGTCTTTAAGATGTCTATTGACGTATGCCCCAGGTGTAGCAAAGGGTTTTGTGATCCAGTGGCCCTTGTAGAGCATGTTGAGAGGGATCATTGTGGCACTTCGAAAGCTTAA
- the LOC18598972 gene encoding uncharacterized protein LOC18598972: MRNNHTKEDPKHPKAPPTVREPSRYSYRSIETLIVVLAVITIIGVIAGIIARLCGGRHFGGNGENDIEGWIERKCRSCIDGGVTTAAPSPAEGSKPAAEEEKK; the protein is encoded by the exons ATGAGAAATAATCACACCAAAGAAGATCCAAAGCACCCAAAA GCACCACCTACAGTGAGGGAACCAAGTCGCTATTCATATCGATCAATCGAGACTCTGATTGTAGTGCTGGCTGTGATCACTATCATAGGTGTCATTGCAGGAATCATTGCTCGGCTTTGTGGTGGAAGGCATTTTGGTGGCAATGGGGAGAATGACATAGAAGGATGGATAGAAAGGAAGTGTAGAAGTTGCATTGATGGTGGAGTCACTACTGCAGCTCCATCTCCCGCAGAAGGATCAAAGCCAGCAGcagaagaggaaaagaaatga